From a single Phacochoerus africanus isolate WHEZ1 chromosome 11, ROS_Pafr_v1, whole genome shotgun sequence genomic region:
- the LOC125110743 gene encoding LOW QUALITY PROTEIN: major histocompatibility complex class I-related gene protein (The sequence of the model RefSeq protein was modified relative to this genomic sequence to represent the inferred CDS: inserted 1 base in 1 codon; substituted 1 base at 1 genomic stop codon), whose amino-acid sequence MVLLLPLITVLTVKHSDARTHSLRYFCLGISYPGHEMPEFISVGYVDSYPITTYDSVSRQKEPRAPWMAENLAPDHWERYTQLLQGRQQTFKAELKQLQRHYNHSGLHTXQRMIGCELLEDGSTTGFLQYAYDGQDFIIFNKDTLSWMAVDNVAHITKQAWEANWHELQYQKNWLEQECVAWLRRFLEYGKDTLQRTEPSLVRVYQKETVPGITTLYCRAHGFXPPEISMTWMKNGEEMVQEMDYGDILPSGDGTYQTWVSVKLDSQSIDVYSCHVEHCGVHTVLQGAWESETMLLVLKAGAGFIVPAIALAGVGILAWRRRPREQNGIIYLPTPAHDGR is encoded by the exons GGACTCACTCTCTGAGATATTTTTGCCTGGGCATTTCGTATCCTGGCCATGAGATGCCTGAATTTATTTCAGTTGGGTACGTGGATTCTTACCCCATCACCACGTATGACAGTGTCTCTCGGCAGAAGGAGCCGCGGGCCCCGTGGATGGCGGAGAACCTGGCGCCCGATCACTGGGAGAGGTACACGCAGCTGCTGCAGGGCCGGCAGCAGACGTTCAAGGCGGAACTGAAGCAGCTGCAGCGTCACTACAATCACTCAG GGCTTCACACTTAGCAGAGAATGATTGGCTGTGAGTTGCTGGAGGATGGGAGCACCACAGGATTTCTCCAATATGCATATGATGGGCAGGATTTCATTATCTTCAACAAAGATACGCTCTCCTGGATGGCTGTGGATAATGTGGCTCACATCACCAAGCAGGCATGGGAGGCCAATTGGCATGAGTTACAGTATCAGAAGAACTGGCTGGAACAAGAATGTGTTGCCTGGTTAAGGAGATTTCTGGAGTACGGGAAAGATACCCTACAAAGGACAG AACCCTCACTGGTTAGAGTCTATCAGAAAGAAACTGTTCCAGGCATCACAACTCTTTACTGCAGAGCTCATGGAT TACCCCCAGAAATTTCCATGACATGGATGAAAAACGGGGAAGAAATGGTCCAAGAAATGGATTATGGAGACATTCTTCCCAGTGGGGATGGGACCTATCAGACATGGGTGTCAGTTAAGCTGGATTCTCAGAGCATCGACGTGTACTCGTGTCACGTGGAGCACTGCGGGGTCCACACGGTTCTTCAGGGTGCCTGGG AATCGGAAACTATGCTTCTGGTGCTGAAAGCCGGTGCTGGATTCATTGTCCCAGCCATTGCCCTGGCTGGAGTTGGCATTCTGGCCTGGAGAAGGAGGCCCCGAG AGCAAAATGGAATCATCTACCTTCCTACACCAGCTCACGATGGGAGATAG